From the genome of Thermogutta terrifontis, one region includes:
- a CDS encoding ABC transporter ATP-binding protein encodes MIELDRFTKKYGSFCAVDRVSFQVTPGEVFGFIGRNGAGKTTTIRFLATLIRATAGDGMIAGYSVTRQPREVRRHLGYVPDTFAEFPSFRVKGFLDFFARAYGVPRQIRRRRVEDLLERLGLAAYAKTDVRKLSRGLKQRLYLARALVHDPPVLILDEPTAGLDPVARMEFKSLLKEWAAEGKAILLSSHNLAELADMVTHVGIIERGRMVVSGTLREVLTKTDRRPRVRVHYLGAPDRLETTLRNLPQVRWSRTENGQVILELVESSQKGEVVFAQVLRTLVMAGIDVVEYQPLLPTLEELFMQATAGNALEESQRV; translated from the coding sequence ATGATCGAACTTGATCGCTTTACCAAAAAATACGGGAGTTTTTGCGCGGTCGACCGCGTGAGTTTTCAGGTGACGCCTGGTGAAGTCTTTGGTTTCATCGGCCGAAACGGGGCCGGTAAAACGACCACGATTCGCTTCCTGGCCACGTTGATTCGGGCGACGGCTGGCGACGGCATGATCGCCGGCTACAGTGTCACACGGCAGCCGCGCGAGGTTCGCCGCCACCTGGGTTATGTCCCAGATACTTTTGCCGAATTCCCCAGTTTTCGGGTAAAGGGCTTTCTCGATTTTTTTGCCCGTGCTTACGGAGTGCCCCGGCAAATCAGGCGACGTCGGGTGGAGGACCTGCTGGAGCGGCTCGGCCTGGCCGCCTACGCGAAAACCGATGTGCGAAAGCTTTCCCGCGGGTTGAAGCAGCGACTCTATCTGGCGCGGGCACTGGTCCATGATCCCCCTGTTCTCATTCTCGATGAACCGACGGCGGGACTCGATCCAGTTGCCCGAATGGAGTTCAAATCCCTTCTCAAGGAATGGGCTGCCGAGGGAAAGGCTATCCTTCTTTCCAGCCATAACCTGGCTGAGCTGGCGGACATGGTCACCCATGTGGGCATCATCGAGCGGGGGCGCATGGTTGTTTCGGGGACACTGCGAGAAGTTTTAACAAAAACAGATCGGCGGCCCCGCGTCCGTGTGCACTACCTGGGGGCGCCCGATCGATTGGAGACCACCCTGAGAAATTTACCCCAGGTCCGGTGGAGTAGAACTGAAAACGGGCAGGTGATTTTGGAACTTGTGGAATCGTCCCAGAAGGGAGAGGTGGTTTTTGCCCAGGTTCTGCGAACGCTCGTCATGGCCGGGATTGACGTTGTCGAGTATCAGCCGCTTTTGCCCACGCTGGAAGAATTGTTTATGCAGGCGACGGCCGGGAACGCCCTAGAGGAAAGTCAACGCGTGTGA
- a CDS encoding ubiquinol-cytochrome c reductase iron-sulfur subunit, whose product MDAKFPTHSSPSKTLPSGDEFPPSVPPARHDPELPSPARREFFGRLAGTIAAAGGWNRLLVRLLTGLGSVLSVAAGYAGVRFLWPRNPRRPGDWIPIAPIGRIVPDTVHTAWLNTLGVYVVRQSGEQGEQIVVLKASCTHLGCMTQWDAGLRQFVCPCHGSAFDKEGQRLRGPARRALERCAVNLADGVLLVNTGLTFRKENGGWDDPRSFVMLEHGVG is encoded by the coding sequence ATGGACGCAAAATTTCCGACACATTCATCGCCCTCGAAAACTCTGCCAAGCGGCGATGAATTTCCGCCGTCTGTGCCACCGGCACGCCACGATCCGGAACTTCCGTCGCCGGCACGCCGCGAGTTCTTTGGAAGATTAGCTGGAACCATTGCCGCAGCGGGGGGGTGGAATCGTCTGCTCGTGCGGTTGCTCACGGGGCTCGGGAGTGTGCTTAGCGTTGCGGCAGGGTACGCGGGCGTGAGATTTCTTTGGCCGAGAAACCCACGGAGGCCGGGCGATTGGATCCCCATCGCACCCATCGGTCGAATTGTTCCGGATACCGTGCACACAGCGTGGTTGAATACCCTGGGCGTTTACGTAGTTCGGCAATCCGGCGAGCAGGGAGAACAGATCGTGGTGCTGAAAGCCTCGTGCACCCATCTGGGTTGCATGACGCAATGGGACGCAGGCTTGCGGCAGTTTGTCTGCCCATGTCACGGGAGTGCGTTTGACAAGGAGGGCCAGCGGCTCCGCGGTCCGGCACGGCGCGCTCTGGAACGGTGTGCTGTTAATCTGGCGGACGGAGTCCTCCTGGTGAACACAGGGCTTACTTTCCGCAAGGAAAACGGCGGCTGGGACGATCCAAGAAGTTTCGTGATGCTCGAACACGGTGTGGGTTGA
- a CDS encoding cytochrome b N-terminal domain-containing protein has product MGVWSRIRQSRFYRSIFRVPLPRTTREKVLMIFNTFVLHVHPVGVPRYAVRLRYTWCMGGLAFFLFLVEIVTGVALMFYYRPVPEYAYADILDLRYSVYFGIMRELHRWAGHAMVVVVMLHMLRVFLTGSYRPPREFNWVIGVSLLILTLLLSFTGYLLPWDQLAYWATTVGTNMVAAAPFVGYEGPGSELLTLHGEPLITPTSDLRYFLLGSDRIGPAALNRFYIWHCVALPLAMTFLCGLHFWRVRKDGGISGPL; this is encoded by the coding sequence ATGGGTGTGTGGAGTCGAATAAGACAGTCGCGCTTTTACCGGAGTATTTTCCGGGTTCCGCTTCCCCGAACGACCCGGGAAAAAGTCCTCATGATTTTTAACACGTTTGTCCTGCACGTTCATCCGGTGGGGGTGCCCCGGTATGCCGTGCGGCTTCGCTACACATGGTGCATGGGCGGGCTGGCATTTTTTCTTTTTTTGGTGGAGATTGTCACGGGAGTGGCCTTGATGTTCTATTATCGGCCTGTCCCGGAGTATGCCTACGCCGATATTCTCGATCTCCGATATTCCGTCTATTTCGGCATTATGCGCGAGCTCCACCGGTGGGCAGGACACGCGATGGTGGTGGTCGTGATGCTCCACATGCTGCGAGTTTTTTTAACTGGGAGCTATCGCCCTCCACGCGAGTTTAACTGGGTGATAGGTGTCAGTCTTCTTATTCTTACACTTCTGCTTTCTTTTACCGGCTATCTCTTACCGTGGGACCAACTGGCCTACTGGGCGACCACGGTGGGGACGAATATGGTGGCCGCGGCACCGTTTGTCGGGTATGAAGGGCCGGGAAGCGAGCTTCTCACACTGCACGGCGAGCCGCTGATCACACCCACTTCCGACCTGCGTTATTTCTTGCTGGGCAGCGACAGGATCGGCCCCGCGGCTCTCAACAGGTTTTATATCTGGCATTGTGTGGCCCTCCCGCTGGCCATGACGTTTCTCTGCGGACTTCACTTCTGGCGCGTGCGAAAGGATGGTGGCATCAGTGGGCCACTTTGA
- a CDS encoding dihydroorotase has product MERILIRGGRVIDPSQGLDDNIDILIEDGKIAAYNPTARGDERVIDARGKIVSPGLIDMHVHLREPGHEDDETIATGTRAAVAGGFTSIACCPNTDPPIDTPATVEFVRQKAARDGHCNVYVIACVSKDRKGEELAEIGQLVAVGAVAFSDDGAPVYDPELMRRAFEYCLMFDKPVCNHCEIPELTRNGVMHEGLVSLILGLPGIPAAAESVMVARDIALAEATGGRLHVMHVSTLGSVEAIRRAKARGVRVTAEVTPHHFTLTDESLRAFDSNFKMNPPLRSEEHVKACLEGLRDGTIDVIATDHAPHAKEKKMQELDRAPFGVVGLETALPLVIMRLIKPGILSWSEALAKLTINPARILGIPKGTLQIGADADVTVIDPDVRWMVEPEQLHSKSKNTPFAGWALEGRATVVIVGGVIKYQLGEQA; this is encoded by the coding sequence ATGGAGCGGATTCTGATTCGCGGTGGACGGGTCATCGATCCCAGTCAAGGACTGGATGATAACATTGACATCCTTATCGAGGACGGAAAGATTGCTGCGTACAATCCGACGGCGAGAGGTGACGAGCGGGTGATCGACGCCCGGGGAAAAATTGTCTCGCCGGGTTTGATCGATATGCACGTTCATCTCCGTGAGCCCGGCCATGAAGATGATGAGACGATTGCCACGGGAACCCGGGCGGCGGTCGCGGGAGGATTTACCTCCATCGCCTGCTGCCCCAACACCGATCCCCCCATTGACACTCCGGCGACTGTGGAATTTGTCCGTCAGAAAGCGGCACGCGACGGGCACTGCAATGTTTACGTGATCGCCTGCGTCAGCAAGGACCGCAAGGGAGAGGAACTTGCGGAAATCGGCCAACTCGTGGCGGTAGGAGCGGTTGCCTTCAGCGATGATGGGGCGCCGGTTTACGACCCGGAATTGATGCGGCGAGCGTTTGAGTACTGTCTGATGTTCGACAAGCCGGTGTGTAATCATTGTGAGATTCCCGAGCTTACTCGCAATGGGGTAATGCACGAGGGGCTGGTGTCATTAATCCTGGGTTTGCCGGGAATTCCCGCGGCGGCAGAGTCGGTCATGGTAGCCCGCGATATTGCCCTGGCGGAAGCCACGGGCGGACGCCTCCATGTGATGCACGTTTCCACTCTGGGGAGTGTGGAGGCCATTCGCCGGGCGAAAGCCCGCGGAGTCCGCGTGACCGCGGAGGTGACACCTCATCATTTCACGCTCACCGATGAGTCGCTCCGTGCGTTTGACTCGAACTTCAAAATGAATCCCCCTCTGCGTTCCGAAGAACACGTCAAGGCGTGCCTGGAAGGCCTGCGCGACGGCACAATCGACGTTATCGCCACCGATCACGCTCCTCACGCCAAGGAAAAGAAGATGCAGGAGCTGGACCGGGCACCGTTTGGTGTGGTGGGGCTGGAGACGGCCCTCCCTCTTGTCATCATGCGGCTCATCAAGCCCGGTATTCTCTCGTGGTCCGAGGCGCTCGCCAAACTGACCATCAATCCCGCCCGCATTCTTGGAATTCCCAAGGGAACCCTGCAAATTGGTGCGGACGCCGATGTCACGGTCATCGATCCCGATGTGAGGTGGATGGTCGAGCCGGAGCAGCTCCATTCCAAGTCGAAGAACACGCCGTTTGCCGGCTGGGCGTTGGAAGGTCGCGCGACAGTTGTCATTGTCGGCGGGGTGATAAAATACCAATTGGGTGAGCAGGCTTAA
- the purD gene encoding phosphoribosylamine--glycine ligase, producing MNVLVIGSGGREHALAWKLKQSPLADRVFVAPGNAGTAQDAENVPISEKDFAGLIRFAKANRVGLTVVGPEAPLAEGIVDAFRAEKLRIFGPTKAAAELEASKVFCKQLLRSADVPTADFQIFSDPASARRYLMEKEDMPLVVKADGLAAGKGVIVCDNREQALQAIRLIAEEKAFGSAGDRLVIEERLHGEEASVLAITDGKTIVTLQPAQDHKPAYDGDTGPNTGGMGAYSPAPVVSDEALHWIEANILVPTVHAMRKAGRPFTGVLYAGLMMTPLGPRVLEFNVRFGDPECQPLMMRLKSDLLEILNLAVDGQLDQLESLEWDPRPAVCVVMASEGYPGSYQKGFPIRGLDEAARLPDVKVFHAGTALKDGEIVTAGGRVLGVTALGENIARAKYQAYAAVKCIRWQGAWCRKDIADKAIRRLTQQNV from the coding sequence ATGAACGTTTTGGTGATTGGAAGTGGCGGCCGGGAACACGCCCTGGCCTGGAAATTGAAACAGAGCCCGCTCGCCGACCGCGTGTTTGTAGCTCCCGGCAACGCCGGTACAGCCCAGGATGCCGAAAATGTTCCCATTTCTGAAAAAGACTTTGCGGGGTTGATCCGCTTTGCCAAGGCCAACCGGGTCGGCCTCACGGTGGTTGGACCAGAAGCCCCGCTCGCCGAGGGGATCGTGGATGCCTTCCGTGCGGAGAAATTGCGGATTTTCGGCCCCACCAAGGCCGCCGCGGAACTAGAGGCCAGTAAAGTTTTTTGCAAGCAGCTCCTGCGTTCGGCTGATGTACCAACAGCCGACTTCCAGATTTTTTCGGACCCGGCCTCTGCCCGGCGGTACCTCATGGAAAAGGAGGACATGCCGCTGGTTGTGAAGGCCGACGGCCTCGCCGCCGGCAAAGGCGTGATTGTCTGCGACAATCGCGAGCAGGCCCTTCAGGCCATTCGGCTGATCGCCGAGGAAAAAGCGTTCGGCTCGGCAGGCGACCGACTGGTCATCGAGGAGCGGCTCCACGGAGAGGAGGCCAGCGTCCTGGCGATCACGGACGGGAAAACGATCGTCACGCTTCAGCCGGCCCAGGACCACAAGCCTGCATACGACGGGGACACGGGCCCCAATACAGGCGGCATGGGGGCCTATTCCCCTGCTCCGGTGGTGAGCGACGAGGCCCTACACTGGATCGAGGCCAATATTCTCGTTCCCACCGTCCACGCCATGCGGAAGGCCGGCCGGCCTTTCACCGGGGTGCTCTACGCTGGTTTGATGATGACGCCGCTTGGTCCGCGGGTCCTGGAATTTAACGTGCGGTTTGGCGATCCGGAGTGCCAGCCTCTCATGATGCGGCTCAAGTCAGACCTGCTGGAAATCCTTAATCTGGCTGTGGATGGGCAGCTCGACCAGCTTGAATCGCTGGAGTGGGATCCACGTCCCGCTGTGTGCGTCGTGATGGCCAGCGAGGGATACCCCGGCTCCTATCAGAAAGGCTTTCCCATCCGCGGTCTGGACGAAGCCGCTCGCTTGCCGGATGTCAAGGTTTTCCACGCAGGAACAGCGCTGAAAGACGGGGAAATTGTGACGGCGGGCGGCCGGGTGTTGGGGGTGACGGCCCTCGGCGAGAATATCGCCCGGGCGAAATACCAGGCCTACGCGGCCGTCAAATGCATCCGCTGGCAGGGGGCGTGGTGCCGAAAAGACATTGCCGACAAAGCGATCCGCCGGTTGACCCAGCAGAACGTCTAG
- a CDS encoding GGDEF domain-containing protein, whose protein sequence is MARLFRPSLVVLLEPTQWNRLREAVDHLIPGELGDIFVLSANVSQPSKFSAEHVAPGVSQPEKPPFTPRPGVILLTDRAVSAEELGQLLHSGDSDRRKPVPVHIVSLGCDLPGDVALPEDTPPEAVGEVLRLLAKLARLRFMLGRRQHLVRRLKRAAFRDPLTGLLNRRAWPRVFRSVWQQAKRTHQQMVVALFDLDNFKSVNDILGHRRGDELLRNVGLAARQACRRSDYLFRWGGDEIALVCIIDPNVPAEPIADRVREQLAIKIVDLDDKVLTASAGVTVISPYPLSTSGKPVAKIAEEMIQQADQALRRAKSLGGNIVCRFP, encoded by the coding sequence ATGGCCCGCTTATTTCGCCCCTCACTGGTGGTACTTCTGGAACCGACGCAGTGGAACAGACTCCGCGAGGCGGTGGACCATCTCATTCCCGGTGAGCTGGGCGACATCTTTGTGCTATCGGCCAATGTTTCCCAACCGTCCAAGTTTAGCGCTGAGCATGTCGCTCCCGGCGTTTCCCAGCCCGAAAAACCTCCCTTTACTCCCCGGCCAGGTGTCATTTTGCTCACGGATCGCGCGGTCTCCGCGGAAGAGCTTGGCCAACTGCTTCATTCCGGCGACAGCGATCGGCGAAAACCAGTTCCCGTGCACATCGTCTCCTTGGGCTGTGACTTGCCAGGGGATGTTGCTCTTCCGGAAGACACTCCCCCCGAGGCCGTGGGAGAGGTCCTGCGACTGCTCGCAAAGCTCGCACGGTTGCGATTCATGCTCGGTCGGCGGCAACACCTGGTGCGAAGGCTGAAACGCGCGGCCTTCCGCGACCCCTTAACGGGTCTGCTCAACCGCAGGGCCTGGCCCAGGGTGTTTCGCTCCGTATGGCAACAGGCCAAAAGAACACATCAGCAAATGGTGGTGGCGCTGTTTGACCTGGACAACTTCAAATCAGTCAATGACATCCTGGGGCATCGCCGAGGGGACGAACTTTTGCGGAATGTTGGACTGGCCGCCCGGCAGGCATGCCGGCGAAGCGATTATCTTTTTCGCTGGGGCGGAGACGAAATCGCGCTGGTCTGCATCATCGACCCCAACGTGCCGGCGGAACCGATCGCGGACCGTGTGCGTGAACAGCTCGCCATCAAGATTGTCGATCTCGACGACAAGGTCCTCACAGCCAGCGCCGGAGTGACGGTCATCTCCCCGTATCCTTTGTCAACGTCCGGCAAGCCCGTCGCAAAAATAGCGGAAGAAATGATCCAGCAGGCCGATCAGGCCCTGCGCCGCGCTAAATCCCTGGGCGGGAACATTGTTTGCCGATTCCCCTGA
- a CDS encoding NYN domain-containing protein, which translates to MIRYLIDGYNFLNCSGIEVKDSGAAGITPLGLARQALLNFLVEHLTPEEARETLVVFDAHSPPRPLPTEFEYCGISVKFAVRYPDADSLLERLINEHTSPRKLTVISSDHRIQRAARRRRAKFVDSEKWYRELLIRASYRGPTSPRSSDAASKLPDVSNMNTEDWLRLLGVSEDATSEDPEAIPQAQSRQDSEARTPGEAQPTPEVPKQGAAASSEEQIQESLPELLPAVDFGFTPDELEQPIDALDERDLARMRRPRHRRPPRRQG; encoded by the coding sequence GTGATCCGATATTTGATCGATGGCTACAACTTTCTCAACTGCTCGGGGATCGAAGTGAAGGATTCCGGGGCGGCGGGTATCACCCCCCTGGGGTTGGCGCGTCAGGCGCTCCTGAATTTTCTCGTAGAACATCTCACTCCCGAAGAAGCCCGGGAAACCCTTGTGGTCTTCGATGCTCACAGCCCTCCGCGACCGCTCCCCACCGAGTTTGAATACTGCGGCATTTCGGTGAAGTTTGCCGTGCGGTATCCCGATGCCGATTCGCTCCTTGAGCGACTCATCAACGAGCATACTTCGCCGCGGAAGCTGACGGTCATCTCCAGCGATCACCGTATTCAGCGGGCGGCACGTCGCCGTCGGGCCAAATTCGTGGATAGCGAGAAGTGGTATCGCGAATTGCTCATTCGGGCGTCTTATCGCGGGCCGACGTCCCCTCGCTCGAGTGACGCTGCATCCAAGTTGCCCGATGTTTCCAACATGAATACCGAGGACTGGCTCCGACTGCTCGGAGTATCCGAAGACGCCACCAGCGAGGACCCGGAAGCCATTCCTCAAGCGCAATCCCGGCAGGATTCAGAGGCGAGAACTCCTGGCGAGGCTCAGCCGACCCCGGAAGTGCCCAAGCAGGGCGCGGCAGCCAGCAGCGAAGAACAGATTCAGGAATCGCTTCCCGAACTGTTGCCGGCAGTGGATTTCGGTTTCACTCCGGATGAGCTGGAGCAACCGATCGACGCGTTGGATGAACGGGATCTTGCGCGAATGCGGCGCCCTCGCCACCGTCGGCCACCCCGTCGCCAGGGTTAG
- a CDS encoding aspartate carbamoyltransferase catalytic subunit, producing the protein MDEFQSQLLELRAGWSRRDLLGLEELSAEEIVCILDTAEVFRRAFDQGIKKWSLLTGKTCVNLFFENSTRTRNSFSLAARRLGADVVDFSAATSSLSKGETVVDTARNLEAMGIDAVVVRHSTPGTPHLLAKSLRCSVINAGDGAHEHPTQGLLDILTIRRRLGRVEGLTVALVGDIAHSRTARSNIWGLKKLGAHVIVCGPSTLVSRDWEKLGVEYSYSLDEILPRVDVLNLLRIQFERQTRRPFPSVREYALLYAMNAERLARTKPGILIIAPGPINRGVEVTADVADGEHSAILDQVTNGVAVRMAVLWLLTSAPDQKRSPVKACL; encoded by the coding sequence ATGGACGAATTTCAATCCCAGCTTCTGGAACTGCGTGCAGGTTGGTCCCGCCGCGACCTGCTTGGCCTGGAAGAACTCTCGGCGGAAGAGATTGTTTGCATCCTGGATACGGCGGAAGTATTTCGCCGGGCGTTTGACCAGGGGATCAAAAAGTGGTCGCTTTTAACGGGCAAGACGTGCGTCAATTTATTCTTCGAAAATTCCACGCGAACCCGCAACAGCTTTTCCCTGGCTGCGCGTCGATTGGGGGCTGATGTGGTGGATTTCTCCGCGGCCACAAGCAGCCTCTCCAAAGGCGAAACGGTGGTGGACACGGCGCGGAATCTCGAGGCCATGGGGATCGACGCGGTGGTCGTGCGGCACAGCACTCCTGGGACGCCCCATTTGCTGGCCAAATCACTGCGTTGCTCGGTCATTAACGCAGGAGACGGAGCCCACGAACATCCCACCCAGGGGCTTTTGGATATCCTGACCATTCGGCGGCGGCTGGGAAGAGTCGAGGGCCTTACCGTGGCGCTGGTCGGTGATATCGCCCACAGTCGGACAGCCCGGTCCAATATCTGGGGCCTGAAAAAGCTGGGCGCGCACGTCATTGTTTGTGGGCCATCGACCCTCGTCTCACGGGATTGGGAGAAGTTGGGGGTTGAGTACTCTTACAGCCTGGATGAGATTCTGCCCCGGGTGGACGTGCTGAATTTGTTGCGTATCCAGTTTGAGCGACAGACACGACGGCCATTCCCCTCTGTCCGCGAATATGCCCTGCTATACGCCATGAATGCGGAGCGCCTGGCCCGAACAAAGCCAGGTATCCTGATCATCGCCCCTGGGCCAATCAATCGCGGTGTGGAAGTTACCGCCGACGTGGCTGACGGCGAGCATTCGGCGATTCTGGATCAGGTGACAAACGGTGTGGCCGTCCGAATGGCCGTCCTCTGGTTGCTGACGAGCGCACCAGATCAGAAGCGATCACCAGTCAAAGCGTGCCTGTAG